In Rhododendron vialii isolate Sample 1 chromosome 9a, ASM3025357v1, the following are encoded in one genomic region:
- the LOC131300905 gene encoding CRIB domain-containing protein RIC4-like — MMRSDRMESLVVLPFSLGCVSHSSVAVGGYNLQSKRTKSEPNSPVTKGKEESEESCSSVVVNMKNSWSFLAIPKPNISSGVHRLVKTIKSFSHLFVYKEEMEERSEMEMEIGFPTDVKHVTHIGWDGTNTMIKPDHKGSSWENLTVTAPPPPDQFLSFPNSISLRQFELAMAAQAEAPLCDHLTTASKLP; from the exons ATGATGAGATCAGACAGAATGGAAAGCTTAGTAGTTCTTCCCTTCTCTCTAGGCTGCGTGTCTCATTCCAGCGTCGCAGTAGGAGGCTACAACCTGCAGTCCAAGAGAACAAAATCAGAACCAAACTCACCTGTAACAA aaggaaaagaagaaagtgAAGAGAGCTGTTCATCTGTGGTGGTGAACATGAAGAACTCTTGGAGTTTTCTAGCGATTCCAAAGCCCAACATTTCAAGTGGAGTGCACAGATTGGTGAAGACTATCAAAAGTTTCTCTCACTTGTTTG TCTACAAAGAAGAGATGGAAGAAAGATCAGAAATGGAGATGGAGATAGGATTTCCGACGGACGTGAAGCATGTCACTCACATCGGATGGGACGGGACTAATACGATGATCAAACCCGATCACAAAGGCAGCAGCTgggaaaatctcacagtcacagctcctcctcctcctgatcaatttctctcttttccgAATTCGATCTCTCTGAGGCAGTTCGAGCTCGCCATGGCTGCCCAAGCTGAGGCGCCATTGTGTGATCATCTCACTACTGCTTCCAAGCTTCCTTGA